The proteins below come from a single Malus sylvestris chromosome 3, drMalSylv7.2, whole genome shotgun sequence genomic window:
- the LOC126614782 gene encoding 60S ribosomal protein L22-2-like, translated as MSRGAAAGTKGGKKKGASFTIDCAKPVEDKIMDIASLEKFLQERIKVGGKAGALGDSVTVSREKNKITVTSDSNFSKRYLKYLTKKYLKKHNVRDWLRVIASNKDRNVYELRYFNIAENEGEEED; from the exons ATGAGTCGTGGGGCGGCAGCGGGGACGAAGGgagggaagaagaagggagcTTCGTTCACGATAGACTGCGCGAAGCCGGTGGAGGATAAGATCATGGACATCGCCTCACTGGAGAAGTTCCTCCAGGAGCGCATCAAGGTCGGCGGCAAGGCAGGTGCTCTCGGTGACTCCGTCACCGTCTCCCGCGAGAAGAACAAGATCACCGTCACCTCCGACTCCAACTTTTCCAAAAG GTATCTTAAATATTTGACGAAGAAGTACTTGAAGAAGCACAACGTGAGGGATTGGCTTCGCGTGATTGCATCCAACAAGGACCGCAATGTTTATGAATTGAGATACTTCAACATTGCTGAGAACGAGGGTGAGGAGGAAGACTAA
- the LOC126614781 gene encoding outer envelope pore protein 16-4, chloroplastic-like isoform X1: MEGEPYDVVPCSSVAVDSILRIGTAGVIWGLCSGPHDARKQGLTGAAQAAFVARSAGACGVQYGLVAGICTVTHCGLQRYRGKSDWKHDGLLKELYFSPFWQVNGLVAGAVAGGAIAAMTRSWTQVIPMACLVSAFKVATDYARAI, from the exons ATGGAGGGAGAGCCGTACGACGTCGTGCCCTGCTCCTCTGTCGCCGTCGATTCCATCCTCCGCATCGGAACG GCCGGTGTAATTTGGGGCTTGTGTTCCGGTCCCCACGATGCTCGTAAACAAG GCTTGACTGGAGCAGCTCAGGCGGCTTTCGTG GCGAGGTCCGCTGGAGCGTGTGGAGTGCAATATG GACTCGTTGCTGGGATATGTACTGTTACTCATTGCGGGCTTCAAAGATATCGGGGAAAGAGTGATTGG AAGCATGATGGCCTGCTAAAAGAATTGTACTTTTCCCCCTTCTGGCAGGTGAATGGTTTGGTTGCTGGTGCAGTAGCAGGGGGAGCCATTGCTGCTATGACACGAAGCTGGACGCAGGTGATTCCTATGGCTTGTCTGGTGTCTGCTTTCAAAGTTGCCACTGACTATGCTAGAGCAATTTGA
- the LOC126614781 gene encoding outer envelope pore protein 16-4, chloroplastic-like isoform X3: protein MEGEPYDVVPCSSVAVDSILRIGTAGVIWGLCSGPHDARKQGLTGAAQAAFVARSAGACGVQYGLVAGICTVTHCGLQRYRGKSDWVSEWFGCWCSSRGSHCCYDTKLDAGDSYGLSGVCFQSCH from the exons ATGGAGGGAGAGCCGTACGACGTCGTGCCCTGCTCCTCTGTCGCCGTCGATTCCATCCTCCGCATCGGAACG GCCGGTGTAATTTGGGGCTTGTGTTCCGGTCCCCACGATGCTCGTAAACAAG GCTTGACTGGAGCAGCTCAGGCGGCTTTCGTG GCGAGGTCCGCTGGAGCGTGTGGAGTGCAATATG GACTCGTTGCTGGGATATGTACTGTTACTCATTGCGGGCTTCAAAGATATCGGGGAAAGAGTGATTGGGTTA GTGAATGGTTTGGTTGCTGGTGCAGTAGCAGGGGGAGCCATTGCTGCTATGACACGAAGCTGGACGCAGGTGATTCCTATGGCTTGTCTGGTGTCTGCTTTCAAAGTTGCCACTGA
- the LOC126614781 gene encoding outer envelope pore protein 16-4, chloroplastic-like isoform X2: MEGEPYDVVPCSSVAVDSILRIGTAGVIWGLCSGPHDARKQGLTGAAQAAFVARSAGACGVQYGLVAGICTVTHCGLQRYRGKSDWVNGLVAGAVAGGAIAAMTRSWTQVIPMACLVSAFKVATDYARAI, translated from the exons ATGGAGGGAGAGCCGTACGACGTCGTGCCCTGCTCCTCTGTCGCCGTCGATTCCATCCTCCGCATCGGAACG GCCGGTGTAATTTGGGGCTTGTGTTCCGGTCCCCACGATGCTCGTAAACAAG GCTTGACTGGAGCAGCTCAGGCGGCTTTCGTG GCGAGGTCCGCTGGAGCGTGTGGAGTGCAATATG GACTCGTTGCTGGGATATGTACTGTTACTCATTGCGGGCTTCAAAGATATCGGGGAAAGAGTGATTGG GTGAATGGTTTGGTTGCTGGTGCAGTAGCAGGGGGAGCCATTGCTGCTATGACACGAAGCTGGACGCAGGTGATTCCTATGGCTTGTCTGGTGTCTGCTTTCAAAGTTGCCACTGACTATGCTAGAGCAATTTGA
- the LOC126614793 gene encoding magnesium/proton exchanger: MPGISSIVGRENCESYLIFQGETGLGAGFRTFLYFLGLAYCFLGLSAITARFFRSMESVVSHSRKVVDIDPYTGAEVLRYEKVWNFTIADISLLAFGTSFPQISLATIDAIRNLGNLYAGGLGPGTLVGSAAFDLFPIHAVCVVVPKAGELKKIADIGVWLVELFWSFWAYIWLYIILEVWTPNVITLWEALLTVLQYAFLLIHAYAQDKRWPYVSLPFPRSERPEDWVPAEVVTGKHDTDPCNEYSNILEVGEDKNRNADIFSLHSESGLGPKYKKVPGIDETPESSNKDFQENMISQDHHVFAIWRQQFVDAVKLEDTESRKLNNIYLRVARILWQLLLAPWRLLFAFVPPYHIAHGWVAFIGSLIFISAIAYVVTKLTDLISCVTGINPYVIAFTALASGTSWPDLVASKIAAERQLTADSAIANITCSNSVNIYVGIGVPWLIDTAYNFFVYKEPLRIENAAGLSFSLLVFFSTSVGCIAVLVIRRLTLGAELGGPRLWAWITSAFFMLLWLIFVVLSSLKVSDII; encoded by the exons ATGCCCGGAATTTCGAGTATAGTTGGGCGAGAAAATTGCGAAAGCTACTTGATTTTCCAGGGTGAAACAGGCCTCGGGGCTGGTTTTCGGACTTTCTTATACTTTCTTGGTCTTGCGTACTGTTTCCTTGGGCTATCTGCTATTACTGCTCGCTTTTTCCGGTCTATGGAGAGTGTTGTGAGCCACTCGCGGAAGGTGGTAGACATCGATCCTTACACTGGTGCTGAAGTTCTTAGGTATGAGAAAGTGTGGAACTTCACAATTGCAGACATTAGCCTGCTGGCCTTTGGGACTAGCTTTCCTCAAATATCATTGGCCACGATTGATGCTATAAGAAACCTTGGGAACCTGTATGCCGGAG GTTTGGGTCCTGGAACACTAGTCGGTTCTGCTGCATTCGACCTTTTCCCCATCCATGCTGTATGCGTTGTCGTTCCTAAAGCTGGAGAGCTGAAAAAGATAGCTGATATAGGAGTCTGGCTAGTTGAGCTCTTTTGGTCTTTTTGGGCCTATATTTGGCTATACATTATTTTAGAG GTGTGGACACCGAACGTGATTACACTATGGGAGGCCTTATTGACAGTACTGCAATATGCATTTCTGCTGATACATGCTTATGCTCAAGACAAGCGTTGGCCCTACGTTTCTCTTCCTTT CCCAAGAAGTGAGAGACCAGAGGATTGGGTGCCAGCTGAGGTTGTTACAGGCAAGCATGATACTGATCCCTGCAACGAGTACTCCAATATACTTGAAGTTGGTGAAGACAAAAACAGGAACGCTGACATTTTTTCCTTACATTCAGAAAGTGGTTTAG GTCCAAAGTATAAAAAAGTTCCTGGAATTGATGAAACTCCCGAATCCTCAAACAAAGATTTCCAAGAGAATATGATATCACAAGACCATCATGTGTTTGCAATTTGGAGACAACAGTTTGTGGACGCAGTCAAG TTAGAAGACACGGAATCAAGAAAACTGAACAACATCTATTTGCGAGTAGCAAGAATTTTGTGGCAGTTACTTCTTGCTCCGTGGAGACTACTATTCGCATTTGTGCCTCCTTATCATATTGCTCATGGCTGGGTCGCCTTTATCGGCTCCTTAATTTTCATCAGTGCAATAGCTTACGTTGTAACAAAACTCACAGATCTCATAAGCTGTGTCACAG GAATAAACCCTTACGTCATAGCATTTACTGCATTAGCAAGTGGAACTTCGTGGCCGGATTTAGTAGCAAGTAAGATTGCTGCTGAACGTCAGCTTACAGCTGACTCTGCCATTGCAAACATTACTTGCAG CAATTCGGTGAATATATATGTTGGCATTGGTGTTCCGTGGCTGATTGACACTGCATACAATTTCTTCGTATACAAGGAACCGCTGCGGATTGAGAACGCAGCGGGTCTTAGCTTCTCGCTGCTGGTATTTTTCTCGACTTCTGTAGGATGTATCGCGGTTCTGGTAATTAGGCGTCTAACGTTGGGTGCTGAGCTCGGAGGGCCAAGGCTTTGGGCATGGATTACCTCTGCGTTTTTCATGTTGCTTTGGTTGATTTTTGTTGTGCTTTCTTCTCTCAAGGTTTCTGATATCATATGA